A section of the Dehalobacter sp. DCM genome encodes:
- a CDS encoding (Fe-S)-binding protein — translation MSEKVRIPYETKEKDLKDMFLYPVAVEDQPRAAITLLGEMLKYKRSLKLYLDVCTHCGACVEQCHSYLGTKDPYNMPVARVDLVRSIYKKVFGPGPSFLRDWDGAKAISQETIDLWYTYFHQCNQCRRCAMFCPKGIDTAEVTIAIREILAHLGLVSRFHAGIVKNMNKTGNNMGTPHPAIMDGIEFLEEELKEETGLDIPIPMDQEGAEVLFNPSSSDLFNNTDGLMAVAKIFYKAGVSWTLSSQITETANFGLFFHEPTLREHSRRLVMAGKELGVKRLVAGECGHGWRTWRMFTQTLNGPLPFPVLHLFEEVLGYYRAGRIQFDKTKNPEVVTYHDPCNYARAGDLIQQPRELLAACVQNFKEMTPTAQYSFCCGGGSGILMDEAKDIRMALGQPKAECVRSTGAEILCAPCAICKAQLPDVMKHHKVDVKVKGLSDLLGRALIL, via the coding sequence ATGAGTGAGAAGGTAAGGATTCCGTACGAAACAAAAGAAAAAGACCTGAAGGATATGTTTTTGTATCCGGTAGCAGTGGAAGATCAGCCAAGGGCTGCGATCACGCTGCTTGGCGAAATGCTCAAATATAAAAGGTCGTTAAAATTGTACCTGGATGTTTGTACGCACTGTGGGGCGTGCGTGGAACAATGCCATTCTTATCTCGGGACTAAGGACCCCTACAACATGCCCGTCGCCCGTGTAGATTTGGTCCGCAGCATCTATAAGAAAGTATTTGGTCCGGGTCCATCCTTCTTAAGGGACTGGGACGGGGCGAAAGCAATAAGTCAGGAAACCATTGACCTCTGGTACACGTACTTTCATCAATGTAACCAATGCCGTCGCTGTGCAATGTTCTGCCCCAAAGGTATTGATACCGCAGAGGTGACGATAGCCATACGTGAGATTCTGGCTCATCTGGGCCTCGTCAGCAGGTTCCATGCCGGAATTGTCAAGAATATGAATAAAACGGGCAATAATATGGGCACACCGCATCCTGCCATTATGGATGGGATTGAGTTTTTGGAAGAAGAACTGAAAGAAGAAACCGGATTAGATATCCCGATTCCCATGGATCAAGAAGGTGCTGAAGTTCTCTTTAACCCCTCGTCATCCGACCTCTTTAACAATACTGACGGTTTGATGGCCGTTGCGAAAATATTCTATAAGGCGGGGGTATCCTGGACACTAAGCTCACAGATAACTGAAACAGCCAATTTCGGGTTATTCTTCCACGAACCGACATTGCGAGAGCACAGCCGTCGTTTGGTTATGGCGGGGAAAGAACTTGGTGTCAAAAGACTGGTTGCCGGTGAATGCGGTCACGGTTGGAGGACCTGGCGCATGTTCACCCAGACCCTCAATGGGCCGCTGCCCTTTCCGGTTCTGCATTTATTTGAAGAGGTTCTGGGTTATTATCGTGCTGGCAGGATCCAATTCGATAAAACAAAGAATCCGGAAGTCGTAACCTATCATGACCCGTGCAACTATGCGCGTGCCGGGGATCTGATCCAACAGCCGAGAGAACTTTTAGCTGCATGTGTTCAAAATTTCAAGGAGATGACCCCAACGGCCCAATACAGTTTTTGCTGCGGCGGCGGTTCAGGAATCCTGATGGATGAGGCGAAAGATATTCGGATGGCCTTAGGACAACCCAAAGCGGAGTGTGTCCGAAGTACCGGAGCGGAAATTCTCTGTGCACCCTGCGCGATTTGTAAAGCGCAGCTTCCCGACGTGATGAAACATCACAAGGTGGATGTCAAAGTCAAAGGTTTAAGTGATCTTTTAGGACGGGCGCTTATATTGTAG
- a CDS encoding TusE/DsrC/DsvC family sulfur relay protein: MAELNVNGVVIALDEDGFMEDGDLWNPDVALALAHTEEVEELTDEHWVIINYLRDYYQKFGVAPMIRKITKETKIDLKRIYELYPSGPAKGACKVAGLMKPTGCV; this comes from the coding sequence ATGGCAGAGTTAAATGTTAATGGCGTCGTTATTGCATTGGACGAAGACGGTTTTATGGAAGATGGCGATTTGTGGAATCCTGATGTAGCCCTTGCTCTGGCTCACACGGAAGAGGTTGAAGAGCTTACTGATGAACATTGGGTAATTATTAATTACTTGCGCGATTACTATCAAAAGTTTGGTGTCGCGCCAATGATCCGTAAAATTACCAAAGAGACAAAAATTGATCTGAAAAGAATATATGAGCTTTACCCAAGCGGTCCTGCTAAAGGTGCTTGTAAAGTTGCGGGACTGATGAAGCCGACTGGTTGCGTATAA